The genomic stretch AGAGTGATGATGTCAAGGCGAAATATGAAGACGGTGTCCTGAAACTCGAGCTTCCCAAAAAAGAAGAAGTCAAAAAAGAAGCAATCCAAGTGAAGATCGATTAACGTAAGAGAGAAACTAAGAGGGCGCTTTCGGGCGCCCTTTTTTTGGAGGTGTAGCATGATCAACTATGAGGAGTACACTGAGAAGGCCAAGAAAATCCTCATGGATGTTCAAGACATCCTGATGAGATACAGACAGAATCAACTTGCATCGGAGCACATTCTTCTTTCTATGCTTGAGGACGGGGATAATATTGCCATCAAGATACTGAACGAGAAGAACATCAGCATAGATTCTTTGAAGAAAGATGTTGAAGAAGTCATCGGACGTTACGGAAGTAGCCGCGAATCAACAAACCAGATATATATCACCCCGGAGGCCAGACACATCCTTGAGAATGCGCGAAGTGAAGCGAGAAGAATGCACGATTCGAAAACCGGAACCGAACATATACTTCTGGCGATGGTACGGGAGACCTCTGCTGTCGCAAGCAGACTCCTGTCTAAATACGGGATCAATCTGGATAACATTTATACATTGATTCTCAAGGGCCGAAGAAAAAGCG from Mesotoga infera encodes the following:
- a CDS encoding ATP-dependent Clp protease ATP-binding subunit; this encodes MINYEEYTEKAKKILMDVQDILMRYRQNQLASEHILLSMLEDGDNIAIKILNEKNISIDSLKKDVEEVIGRYGSSRESTNQIYITPEARHILENARSEARRMHDSKTGTEHILLAMVRETSAVASRLLSKYGINLDNIYTLILKGRRKSGAEEDENLSSLKKFTIDLTQLAKEGKLMPVIGREDEVRRVIQIVGRKTKNNPALVGEPGVGKTAIVEGLAQRIVSGDVP